CACAATTATCAGCCTGGGTCCACATTTTTACAGACTTTTATATTTTCCCTACTTAAGGGGCCACTTATCTTTGAGCAATTTCAGGAGATGTGATAATGTTTATTCTCTCTTATTTATCAAGCCCCTGCAAACCAGCCCAACCCTCTTAACTCCCTCTCCCACCATTTCCACTGCCCTCCTCCCCTGCACATCTCACCCATCCCAATTTAatccttccctctgcagggagctgctgaggagctgcGTGGTGCATCCCTGGATTCTCCAAGCACTGACTCCCCATCCACTCTGACCACAGCCAGGGCCACATCCCACCGCCTGCCCAGCGTCCATCCATGGAGGTGAGCACCGTGTCCCCATCTCCCACCTCACCGACCGACGGACCTGGTCAGTGTGAGACCAATGTCTCCAACGTGGCCACAGACCTTGTGACTCTGCTCTTCGGCCTCTGTGGGCTGGTTGGGAACGGGGCTTTCCTCTGGCTCCTCCAAATTAATTCCATCACTGACTTTGTGGCATTCAACCAGGCCAGCATCGacttcctcttcctcatcttcaTGGTTCCCTCCaccctgctcttcctgctggcAGAGGTTTCCTGCTCTGCTAAAATGCCCCCAATGTATCTGAGCttgctgtcccagctgtcacTGTTCACCTACACCATGGGGCTCTACCAGCTGATGTTCATCAGCATCGAGAGGTGCAGGTCCATCCTCTGCCTGTTTTTCTGCACTGGGCAACGTTCTGAGCACCTGCGGTGGGTTGTGATGAGTGGCCTGTTCTGGGCTTTGTTCTTTGTTGTCACCGCTGTCAATCCCACGGTGACTTCCCTGTGCCAGTCACACGAGCAGGAGCAATGCCAGGTGGCTCTCATCTCCAGGTACGCCCTCAACCTTTGCCTAGTTGCTGTACCCCTGCTCATTTCCAGCACAATCCTCTTCATTCATTTCAagcctggctcccagcagcagcaatacAAGAGGCTCAACATCGTGATTGTCCTCATTGCAATCTTCAGTCTGCCCCTCAGTCTCTGctctttcctgcagcagctcggTTACACGGTTGTGCCCTCCCAGGCAGTTTTCCTGCTCACCTGCATCACCAGCAGCATCAAACCCTTCATCTGCTTCTTGGTGGGGAGCTGGAAGAGAGACTGCTCcatggggagctgctggagacacTGCTCCATGGGGAGGTTCAGGAGGCACTCCTCCATGCAGTCCCTAGGGAAGGCACTCCACAAGGTGTTTGAGCAGCCAAATGAAAACACTGCCCGCGGAAATGATCCCAACATGGACTCAGTGCTCTGACCCTTCCACTGCACTGCTGAGAGACTCTGGGACAGTGGCTGATGGATTCCTTGAGCCACCTGAATAATAAACATCTAAAGTGTcaccctccctgtgctggtgcatCCCCCACCCCCTTTCCAGGCCGCACTGGGCTCTGATTCGTGCTTGGAGGCCTCAGCCttgaggagcagccccagggctcagctcctctggcaCTGATCAGAAacaccctctgctcccaggaactgctgctggCCAACGACCCCCTGGGCTTTTATCAACAGCCTTGGGAATTATTTCACTTCCCTGAATGCCacaccatccctgctcccacgCTTTCACAGAAGGATGCCTGCCCAAAGTGTGGCCAGGGTGAAACATTGCTGTGGATGAAGCACATCCCTTGGGGCCCTGTAAGCAGCGGTCCAAAAGGAGACCCTTGGAGCTCTCCTGGGCCCAGCAGCGCTGACCAGAAGCTCCGTGGCAGTGGGGCCTCTCCGAGCTGGGATCTCTCCCGTCTGCTGCCCTCGGGTGATGCCCCAGCGCCGACGGCTCCTGGGCCGATCCCCCGGCGCTCGAGGCCCAAGCCTTGGCACAGTGAGGAGATGCAAACGGATCCGCAGTGAGCATTTCACTGCCTCCCAGGGGAATTTCTCACAGGCACCTTGCACTgactctttctctctgtgtgcacacacctgTGCATCTGCTCTGGCAAATGTGGGGGAGATGCTGCTCTCTCAGGTGTTCCAGTACCTGAGACATCTAAGTGGGTCAGGCCTGGAAGCCAGGTTAAGGCATGAGATACCATTGCAGCTAAATGCAGTTCATGTTATTTCCTTGCTAAATTGTTTACTTCAAGGTACAAAAGCAGGAATGGCTGGGAGAAGGAGAGACACTGCTCATGGTCCCaggtggagcagggcaggagcggGGCTGTTGTAGCGGAAAAGGCGGCCCTGGGTTGGGACTGGAGGTTGTCAGAGGGTCCAGAAGAGTCAGAGGGTTCTGGTAGGGTCTGGAGGAGGTTGGGAATGGAAGGTTTTGGATGCTGCTCATCCCAAATATCCGGActggagggcagcagagcccaaTGGGCAGCACTGCAAGGCAGGGAGCGGCCACGGGATGGGAtggcatgggatgggatgggatgggatttgggagtgATACTGAAAGCAGCCAGAATAAACTTTCCAACACAATGGGAACAATTAGGAATCAGGAATTCTTTACCTCCACAGGACACACAGAAGGATCTCTCCTTAATTCTGCTTGGGGAGAGACTTTTcaacagggtttttttgcatcatAACCACAAAGAGTCACTAAAGTGTCTTTCTTATTAAATGCATAAATATCACTTTCCTAGGACTCATTTCCATGAATTTGCCTCCTTCTCCAAGTCCTTTCCTTGTCTTGGAGGATCATTCACAGGGGGCTCTGGTGGTCACATTCACTGTGTGCTGAGATATTAAAGGTGACCTTGCCTTGAACTTTTGCTTTGGCCACGTGCTTTTGCTTCTTGTTACAGAACTTGCTCCAAAACCACTGCAAGCCATCTGTTTCTGCACTGGCTTCAGCCACGTTTATCATCCTATGctctcctgctgtgccctggggagctggacTTTCCTCCTGTCTCCTTGGTCCAAGAACTCCAtggccaggaggagcagaggcacTTCCAGAGGTCCCAGGTGGAGAGGGCGAAGATCAGGGATGTTCAGGGCTGACTGGGCCCCAGGGATGGTCAGGGATGTTGCAGGTGCTTTCAGAGGGGTCAGGAGAGGGTCGGAGCAGGTTGGAGGGGCTCTGGATGTCAGCAATCCCAAATCTCCCCactggaggagagcagagcctgacaggCCACGCTCCAAGTCAGGGAGCGGCTCCATCTGGGAAACCTGAGGGATGTGATAGGATGGGGTGAGGATGGAGGGCAGGGATAGGGAAGGGAATGGGGAttggaatggggatggggagcaggg
The window above is part of the Vidua macroura isolate BioBank_ID:100142 chromosome 6, ASM2450914v1, whole genome shotgun sequence genome. Proteins encoded here:
- the LOC128808594 gene encoding mas-related G-protein coupled receptor member A1-like isoform X2; its protein translation is MEVSTVSPSPTSPTDGPGQCETNVSNVATDLVTLLFGLCGLVGNGAFLWLLQINSITDFVAFNQASIDFLFLIFMVPSTLLFLLAEVSCSAKMPPMYLSLLSQLSLFTYTMGLYQLMFISIERCRSILCLFFCTGQRSEHLRWVVMSGLFWALFFVVTAVNPTVTSLCQSHEQEQCQVALISRYALNLCLVAVPLLISSTILFIHFKPGSQQQQYKRLNIVIVLIAIFSLPLSLCSFLQQLGYTVVPSQAVFLLTCITSSIKPFICFLVGSWKRDCSMGSCWRHCSMGSWKRDCSMGSCWRHCSMGSWRKNCSVESLRKAIRRVFGEPKENTASSNDPAMDTEA